Proteins encoded in a region of the Zea mays cultivar B73 chromosome 2, Zm-B73-REFERENCE-NAM-5.0, whole genome shotgun sequence genome:
- the LOC100282135 gene encoding plastid-specific 30S ribosomal protein 3, with amino-acid sequence MKRARIPGTSLLFLLSAEEERWLDTMLPMAVHPTSTPSLSPRARVSPPRPSTSLAATSSSPCSRIVSFKSRRLPLRSVRSVVAAAAAAAAEEEENKVVVPERQDPMLVLKFIWMEKNIGIALDQLVPGYGSIPLSPYYFWPRKDAWEELRAKLEEKEWISQKQMIILLNQATDIINLWQQGGGSLST; translated from the exons ATGAAAAGGGCAAGGATTCCCGGCACAAGTTTGTTGTTCCTCTTATCCGCGGAGGAAGAACGTTGGCTCGACACCATGCTCCCAATGGCCGTCCACCCCACGAGCACGCCGTCCCTGTCGCCGCGCGCCCGCGTCTCCCCGCCCAGGCCTTCCACCTCTCTGGCCGCCACCTCGTCCTCGCCCTGCTCTCGCATCGTCAGTTTCAAGAGCAGGAGGCTGCCACTTCGCTCTGTCCGCagcgtcgtcgccgctgccgctgccgccgctgcAGAGGAAGAAGAG AATAAGGTGGTGGTACCTGAGAGGCAGGACCCGATGCTGGTGCTCAAGTTCATCTGGATGGAGAAGAACATCGGCATAGCTCTCGACCAATTGGTTCCTGGCTATGGAAGCATCCCGTTAAGCCCATACTACTTTTGGCCGCGAAAAGACGCGTGGGAGGAGCTTAGAGCGAAGTTGGAAGAGAAAGAGTGGATCTCACAGAAGCAGATGATCATCCTTCTCAACCAGGCCACCGATATCATCAACCTCTGGCAGCAGGGTGGCGGGAGCCTCTCGACATGA
- the LOC103646361 gene encoding transcription factor MYB16 — MGRSPCCDKEGLKKGPWTPEEDQKLLAYIEQHGHGCWRSLPAKAGLQRCGKSCRLRWTNYLRPDIKRGKFSLQEEQTIIQLHALLGNRWSAIATHLPKRTDNEIKNYWNTHLKKRLAKMGIDPVTHKPRSDALGTGGGGGAAGAQHAKAAAHLSHTAQWESARLEAEARLAREARLRALAASASAPPQMPAAAAHRLDSPTSTLSFSESAALASVLQEAHGAAAAAAAAARAAMQPMQAYEEACKEHEQQQWGDHVVDVADAGFAAAGFTGLLLDGSLSQHDLRPAPATTTRDDEADAGLHETEEEKSYWDSIMNLVNSSSLPTTSVAVPAPEPAYPSSASLHTSVAMPALVAYPSSAPLQTPVAMPTVEAYSSSTSLQQTSVIAMPAPEAYSSSASFSTSVAVPVPAPEAYSPAMEFC, encoded by the exons ATGGGGCGATCGCCGTGCTGCGACAAGGAGGGGCTCAAGAAGGGCCCGTGGACGCCGGAGGAGGACCAGAAGCTGCTCGCCTACATTGAGCAGCACGGCCACGGCTGCTGGCGCTCGCTGCCCGCCAAAGCCG GGCTGCAGCGGTGCGGCAAGAGCTGCCGCCTCCGGTGGACGAACTACCTCCGGCCGGACATCAAGCGGGGCAAGTTCAGCCTGCAGGAGGAGCAGACCATCATCCAGCTCCACGCTCTGCTCGGCAACAG GTGGTCGGCGATCGCGACGCACCTCCCGAAACGCACCGACAACGAGATCAAGAACTACTGGAACACGCACCTCAAGAAGCGGCTGGCCAAGATGGGCATCGACCCGGTCACGCACAAGCCGCGCTCCGACGCGCTGGGGACGGGCGGCGGGGGAGGCGCCGCGGGCGCGCAGCACGCCAAGGCCGCGGCGCACCTCAGCCACACGGCGCAGTGGGAGAGCGCCAGGCTCGAGGCCGAGGCGCGCCTGGCGCGCGAGGCCAGGCTGCGCGCGCTCGCggcctccgcctcggcgccgccgcagatgcccgccgccgccgcgcaccGGCTCGACTCGCCCACGTCCACGTTGAGCTTCTCCGAGAGCGCCGCGCTCGCCTCGGTCCTGCAGGAGGCGCAcggcgccgcggcggcggcggccgcggccGCGCGCGCCGCCATGCAGCCCATGCAGGCGTACGAGGAGGCGTGCAAGGAGCACGAGCAGCAGCAGtggggcgatcacgtcgtcgatgTCGCCGACGCAGGCTTCGCCGCGGCGGGGTTCACGGGCCTGCTTCTCGACGGCTCCTTGAGCCAGCATGATCTGAGGCCGGCGCCGGCGACGACGACGAGGGACGACGAGGCGGACGCCGGCCTGCACGAGACGGAGGAGGAGAAGAGCTACTGGGACAGCATAATGAACCTGGTGAACTCGTCGTCGTTGCCGACGACATCCGTGGCAGTGCCCGCTCCCGAGCCAGCGTACCCGTCCTCGGCGTCGCTGCACACGTCGGTGGCTATGCCCGCGCTCGTAGCGTACCCGTCATCGGCGCCGCTGCAGACACCGGTGGCGATGCCCACGGTCGAGGCGTACTCGTCATCGACGTCGCTGCAGCAGACGTCGGTCATCGCGATGCCCGCGCCCGAGGCGTACTCGTCGTCGGCCTCGTTCTCGACGTCAGTCGCTGTGCCTGTGCCCGCGCCCGAGGCGTACTCTCCGGCGATGGAGTTCTGCTGA